From Ailuropoda melanoleuca isolate Jingjing chromosome 8, ASM200744v2, whole genome shotgun sequence, a single genomic window includes:
- the CENPL gene encoding centromere protein L: MDSYDTPESTPRHSASSRLKDYFIGATPLQKRLESVRKQTSFIPTPPRRKIPQCSQLQEDNDPQKVAFLLHKQWTLYSLTPLYKFSYTNLKEYSRLLSAFIAAEKQKGLAVEVGEDFNIKVTFSTLLGMKGTQRDPEAFLVQILSKSQLPSENREHKVLWTGWFCCIFGDSLLETVSEDFTCVPLFLANGAETNTAIVGTWFQKTFDCYFSPLAINAFNLSWMAAMWTACKMDQYMAATEFLWSVPCSPQSLDISYAIHPEDAKALWDSVHKTPGEVTQEEVDLFMDCLYSHFHRHFKIHLSATRLVRVSTAVASAHTDGKIKILCHKYLIGVLAYLTELAIFQID; this comes from the exons ATGGATTCTTATGACACACCAGAATCGACTCCTAGGCACAGTGCATCCTCAAGGCTTAAAGATTACTTTATAGGTGCCACCCCTTTGCAGAAACGATTAGAATCAGTCAGGAAGCAGACTTCATTTATCCCAACTCCACCTCGAAGGAAAATTCCTCAGTGTTCACAATTACAG gaagATAATGATCCTCAAAAAGTTGCATTCCTTCTGCATAAACAATGGACTTTATATAGTTTAACTCCCCTATATAAATTCTCCTATACTAATCTCAAAGAATATTCTAGACTTCTGAGTGCATTTATTGCTGCTGAAAAGCAAAAAGGGCTTGCTGTGGAAGTGGGAGAAGACTTCAACATCAAAGTGACTTTCTCCACTCTCCTAGGAATGAAAGGAACACAAAGAGACCCTGAAGCATTTCTCGTCCAG attctgtCAAAATCTCAACTGCCATCTGAGAACAGAGAACATAAAGTGTTGTGGACTGGTTGGTTCTGCTGTATATTTGGAGACAGTCTTCTGGAGACTGTATCAGAAGATTTCACCTGTGTACCCTTATTCCTTGCAAATGGAGCAGAGACGAATACAGCCATAGTAGGAACCTGGTTTCAGAAAACTTTTGATTGTTATTTCAGTCCCTTAGCAATCAATGCATTTAATCTTTCCTGGATGGCTGCTATGTGGACTGCATGCAAAATGGACCAGTATATGGCTGCTACCGAATTTCTTTGGTCTGTACCCTGCAGCCCTCAAAGTCTGGACATTTCTTATGCCATACATCCAGAGGATGCAAAAGCTTTGTGGGACAGTGTCCACAAAACACCTGGAGAAGTTACTCAGGAGGAAGTTGACTTATTTATGGACTGCCTTTACTCACATTTCCATAGgcatttcaaaattcatttatcagCCACAAGATTGGTCCGTGTTTCCACAGCTGTAGCTTCAGCACATactgatggaaaaataaag aTTCTGTGTCATAAATACCTTATTGGAGTCTTGGCATATTTGACAGAACTGGCAATTTTTCAAATTGATTGA